In one Hypomesus transpacificus isolate Combined female chromosome 18, fHypTra1, whole genome shotgun sequence genomic region, the following are encoded:
- the abhd6b gene encoding monoacylglycerol lipase ABHD6b, which translates to MAVDLDVVNLFVIAGGTLAIPILVFVASFFLWPSALIKVYYWYWRRTLGLQVRHAECGGYRFCYSYRGKPGTRPSLLMLHDFSAHKDTWLTVLKYLPKHLHILCVDMPGHEGTTRTNAEDYSIQGQVRRIHQFVETIRLNRKPFHLVGTSMGGNVAGVYAACYPSDICYITLICPAGIRYPSETKFDNHLQDLEHSQYSLGNPLIPSTPEDMEDMLRLCSHVRFKIPQQILQGLVDVRLPHNDFYHEVFMEIVGENSRYALQEHLHLITAPLQVIWGTRDQVVDVSGAAVLAEALTGPCRVDVLENCGHSVVMERPRRTAKLIMEFIISQGTSGSTKKHS; encoded by the exons ATGGCTGTGGATCTGGATGTGGTGAACTTGTTTGTCATTGCTGGTGGAACATTGGCCATTCCCATTTTGGTTTTTGTcgcctctttttttctctggcCCTCAGCCCTCATCAAAGTTTACTACTG GTACTGGAGGAGGACCCTGGGCCTGCAGGTGCGTCATGCAGAATGTGGAGGTTACCGCTTCTGCTACTCCTACAGAGGGAAGCCAGGCACCAGACCATCACTCCTAATGCTGCATGACTTCTCGGCTCACAAAGACACATGGCTCACCGTGCTCAAG TATCTGCCCAAACACCTGCACATACTCTGTGTGGATATGCCTGGCCATGAGGGAACCACACGCACCAATGCAGAGGACTACTCCATCCAGGGCCAGGTTAGAAGGATACATCAG TTTGTGGAGACAATTCGCCTGAACAGGAAGCCCTTTCATCTGGTTGGAACCTCAATGGGGGGCAATGTGGCTGGGGTGTATGCTGCCTGTTACCCCTCAGACATCTGTTACATTACTCTCATCTGTCCTGCTG GTATACGGTACCCCAGTGAGACCAAATTTGACAATCATCTCCAGGACCTTGAGCACAGTCAATATAGTCTGGGCAACCCTCTGATTCCATCCACACCTGAGGATATGGAGGACATGCTCAGACTGTGCTCACACGTCCGCTTCAAGATCCCACAACAG aTTCTTCAGGGATTGGTGGATGTTCGGCTTCCACATAATGACTTTTATCATGAAG TTTTTATGGAGATTGTTGGTGAGAACTCCAGGTATGCCTTACAGGAACATTTGCATCTCATCACTGCACCTTTGCAAGTGATATGGGGAACACGGGATCAG GTGGTGGATGTGTCTGGAGCTGCTGTGCTTGCAGAGGCCTTGACAGGGCCTTGCAGAGTGGACGTACTGGAGAACTGTGGCCACTCGGTCGTCATGGAGAGGCCTCGTAGGACAGCCAAACTCATCATGGAGTTCATCATCTCCCAAGGCACCAGTGGCAGCACCAAGAAACACTCATGA